ACAGACATTTAATgcagatatcaaaacaaagatcCAGTATTCCTGCGCAGAACAATCTGCTATCCGTGTTCTCTCAGATGAAGCTTTATTAACGCATCAAACAGAAACATACTTTGAGTTCTGCTGTAGGTTTCAGAGCGCGGCTGCTGTTTAAAGGAGAGTTCACTttgtcattcagctgcattattctctacagaaTAACTATTTATGTTTAACGCTAGTCAGTAATGCTGTGAGATTACAGCTGCTGTCATTCAGGATGATGCATCGGCCGACGATTAAAGACgtttgtgcatgttttcatGTCCTTTAGATCAGAACGTGCGATTTCTACTCGTTTTATTTGACTTGTGCACAAATCCATTTAGAGAAACGTCTTAATTTGCTGTGAATTAATAAAACGCTCAACATTTAGTCGCCTTCATTTTTAGTTTTGTCACCGTCTCGGAGTCTGTTGCTGAACAGTAAATGTTTCAATGCAAACTAACCAAACTGTTGGAACCTTAACTTGACGTAGCGTTTTCACTTTGTCCCACGACATCTAAATGATCGTTATCCAAACTCTCACAAACACGACAGCAGCTGTAGCACaaaggttttcttttatttgtggcgtgtgctgttgttgctggagACGAGACTATGCTACGGCACCACAGCACAGAGACACAAGCATGAAGCTACTCTAACAGCAGCAGTCACCGGGCCCGGCGAGGCGGCGGCGGCGGGGCGGCGGCGGCCGTTCGGGCGTCCGGCTTCGTCAAACTCTTCCTGTAAGCTGGTGAGACTCAACTGACCCTGAGCTGATCCTGAAGACCTCTGCGGACAGTCACACAGAACCCAGACTGGGAAGTCAGCCCTGAAGGTGACGTACAGGAGCTCCTGAACTTTCAGTCAGCTCATCACTTCATTTCCCTCGAGGTACGAACACAAATCTGTCCCGCCAACACTTCAGTGTGTGCGTTACCTTTCCGGTGCAGCAGAAGACGATGATGAGGACGAGCGGTAAAGCCACGGTGAGGACGTAGACGACCCAGAGCCACGGACGCTCCTCTGCAGCGTTCAACATCTGAGCTGCCAGACCGGGCTGCAAACACAAAGAACAACATCATTAACTAGTACACAACACGGCAAACTCTTACAAAAACATGTGGATGGAAAGTTTTATAGCCGAGGGCAGCACGGGCTCATGCGTCACGTCTGAATGTTTCTTTATACTgtgtagagctgcaacgattagtcggtCGAAAGAAAATTCATCGACAACTATCtcgataatcaattaatcgtttcAGCCATTTTTTAAgctaaaatgtgaaaacagttttgCAGTGAAACAAAAATGGGAAAAATGAAATTGAGGAATCGCTGctattctttgtcttttatgATGGTACATGAAcagtctttgggttttgaactgttggttGGACCAAAGGAGCAATGtgaagacgtcactttgggctctggaaaGTTGTAATGACCATTTTCCACAATTTCTTGTCTCTTTAAATTGAGTTAATCTATCTGGTGAAGTTACGTagcttaagttaaataggctacagcagAGCGCCGTTTACTCGTCTtattctcccacacgctgcaccGCAGTCTGCTGAAGACGCcctctgctgcttgtttgggtgatCAGCGCCCCCCCGACCTGTGGTTTGACtgcatgtgtattcagagccagagagcaacggactttcaaaataaaataatggcgtaaaattaattaatgcaacaCCACGTTAACGCGCCCAGCCCTGAATAAAAACACTCCACAAACTGTTCACACCGTTATAAACAATCAGATGTGAGTCATATGTGAGTAAAAACATCTGATTCGGGTCACTCTGGCTGCATTCAGACTGCAtgcaaagtttatttttaacccGGTACCAATATGACCCCCGTACCACCAGGACCCAAACAGAAGGTACATTTCAGTACTTTATTTCGGTGCCACTTAAATGTATCTATCACCGCAGTCCCAACTGTAGCGTCCCTCAATGAAAGGCTGCGAGACGACAGCCGGTTTCGCTCGGTCTTCATTAACGCGGCTACAATACAGGCTTTGGCAACATAAGGCCGAAGCGTTTTTTTACCAGCTGGAAACGCTACCTGCTCTcctgaaaacgcctagctgggagccATAGGGTGCTCTTTGGAGGCGCATGGTTAGTTTTTTTTACCCGAGacgctttggttgctatgatacataatttccgtaGTGGTGCAAGTGGGcaacttaattttactgaatgtaaaaagaGGTCCTGGCTCTGCATGAAGCCTGAAACATTCAGAGCGGAGGGACGGGCTCGCCGTCCGTGGGATCATGAGATTTTGCAGTTCAAAAGGCTGAGACGGCTCGGTGTGgcgtttgtcccgcccctcctgcactgtgattggacagccgggtaaaaacaaagacagaccggggaaaaaaaaaaaagacgctcccattgcaatgaattgaaaaaaaaaaaccaaacaccgGCTCAACAGCGATCTACACGTGCCGACTTCTCTCGCTCTTCACCCCCTCTGTACAGAGGTTAACGCACACTGGCCAACAGGAACAACCACCACCTGTCAATCGCAGGTAGGAAAGTAAGCGACTGACAGGCTTCTGCACATCTCACAGCATCACGGACCTCCTGGAGACACTGGAGAGCACGCCAACCACAGTAAGCAGCTCTTTCTTTGACTTTGCTGTCAGGACTGGAACTGATATTTAGGCGgtttaggttttatttattgtgaagtcaacttgttctgttttgtatttacttatatttatattagggctgaacgactttggaaaataatccaattgtgatttttttttaccaatattgcgatttaatTTGAGATTAATTTCTAAGCTCTTTACCGTCTGTATTTTTCCAAACAGACGAGCAGTAAATCAGTGAGCGATCTGACCAACACGATATTAgctagattaaacatacaccaGGCCTGTGTCATGATGAAGtcaggtgatgcatgaattattatgagcaatggtggagaagaagtatcCATATTTAAATTTGGAAAggaattaaataatatgatataatatcatcagatcggcctacagaccacaagacaAACACAGTTCACCACAGAGTGTTATACAGCagaacccacagttcaaccagcTATTAATGCGTCCTGATCTCAGTTCAGATCTCccaggagtccatctttctgtgtcccagtaagcaaaaaaaaaaaaaaaactcagtttgaggttcaattcaaaagttggccaatgGAAATAAAACATAGTGAAGcttctcgtgtttaatagacaagctcaGTAATTCTCTGATGCTGGTCAGCggctgtaactcgggacagactggtCCTGGACCAAGTTACCTGTGGGTGGCGGgcgctactttcattccctgtgtgacactaaagtttctgtaggCCGTTGTACAACAACAAGGCAAGGTGCAGCGTAACGtgcgaagttgatgcttcgtctgcagaccgctttactcttgggtgtcatgtgaccagagcaaagcctttgcgattagaaaatctcgttttatcacatcgcgataatatcgcaCATTAATCGAAAAGTATACTTTTCGGGGTAAATACAGGattcctgaagtaaaattcaagaCCTTTTCAGCATACTTTAAGACTGCCACGCCACTTTGATCTGTAACCGGTTAAGTCTgaaacacacctttaaaagggttGTGTGTAAACTTttataactttagtaaaacagatgtaaaacagaaaaaggtgaacatgttgctctcaggaggaggcggctagaaggagcacatcTGGAGGAGGAGCTACTACAAATGAGTGTATCAGGATTACAACATCATATtcaaagtatattgttaatagtGAACTGTTGATATCATTTATATGATGatatgaaaagttgaacgtgtttcaataaaaggcaccGATTTAGCTGAGGCTGCGTTCAGACCGCAGGCCTTAAAGCTCAATTctgattttttccccagatccgatttgtttgtttgacgcTTCACGCTGTTGTTTAAATGCGGctcatatcagactccagtgtgaactgaaAGTGACCCGCGTGCGCAGAAGAAGAACAGGACGTCGCGGGAAACTCACATTTCTCCAGAATTATGACAAGTgctcacaactttctgttcttttcattacagtTTTCAGCGCTGTACAACACATCTGCCCCAcaactccctctctccccccactGTGTCCGCTCGGACAGGCGGCATGCGGGTAACTGAGCGGAGAGCTggcggtccggtggatttcaggtgtaagagaGGGAATCAGAGCAGATGGTAGCGAGGCAGAGAGCCACATGTATAATAATGGCTTTTTGTCGCATCAATTCCGACCTGAGagtccagactcaggtcgcgTTTAAAAAGATCCCATCTGtgtcggatttggaccacatatggacgTGGCCCCAGTCCGAAcgggaaaagatcagattccatgtgacctGTTCACGccgtcataaaaagatcagatctgaggcacatatgggggaaaaaactaaatcggatttgggtcactgTGGCCTGCAGTCTGATCGCAGCCTTtatagccagctaacgttagccaaagcAAACGCTGCTTACATTTCCCCTGTTTCGAGCGGCCAGAGCTCAGTCCAGCTATGTTTAGAACGATTggcactggggggggggggggggggggggggggggggggggggggtccggCGTGGTGGAAGATCTTAGATACTATTTTTAAGTGTGTATGACAGTGAAACGCTCGCGCTGCAGATCCCTGCGCCTCACGTCACACAGCAGAATCACAGTTGCTGCcaacctaataataataaatacgtTCAGCCACACTTTTAGCACACTGACAAACATATCTACAAAATATggttaaatggcgattaagactttttaatggccttcaTTTTTGCTAAAccgatttattaccttttaagactttttaagacacCCTGGTTTAATCGTTAATATTTTGTTCAATTTACAGAATTTTAAATCTACAAAAAGCGTCTCGTTAATGTCGTCCATCACAGGATGGTTTCATTCGGCACCCAGCCCTTGTCCTCTCTGCACCCACCTCAGCGGCGCCCTCTGCAGCCTTCTTCAGCCCCCAGCCGTCGGTGGCCCAGCGGTCAGCGGCGTTGCGGTCGTCGGTGATGAAGAAGTTGTCGAAGAAGATGTCTGAGGTCATGGACCAGAGCTCCAGCCCGATGGCGCTGAACGGAGTCATCCTGAACGGGTGCTGGTCCTCGAAGAACGCCGGGTTGGGGATCTTCCTCGGCTTCCAGACGCCCTGAGAACAGAAACGTGCTCCGGGTCAGAAACCCCCCGAGCCCAGCTGATCGTCACCCACAACAACATGGGACGGGTTTACGAGCGTACCTGGTAGTTGGGGTTGTCGATCATGGGGGGCTTCCACTTGCCCTTGTAGTTGGGGTTGTCGATCATCGGCCTTTTCCAGGCGCCGCAGCCGGGGGCGGTCTCGCAGGCGGGGTTAGCGACCTGAGGAGCCTCCCATTCGCCGTCCATGTCCTCGTCCCTGATGGACAAGAAGTACAGAGGTTGAGCGAGAGAGACGTGCAGCGTCTGGagttttaatttcattaaaatgatCTTTGATACGACGGTTCATCGTGTTCCAACTCACCAGTCTTCGGGTTTGACGGCGTCGGGGTCTCCGATGTACTCCGGCTCGTCGTCCAACCAGCCGTCGGGTTTCACTGCATCTTCATCTGGAATCTGAGCAGGAGCATCATCatccctgcaaacacacacagatgtaagTACGCAGATTCCAGCAGAGACCGATAACTATTGATTTTTAAATCTcattcttcttttcagaaacacaaaacatgaacaAATATTATCCCCATCATCTGT
This portion of the Micropterus dolomieu isolate WLL.071019.BEF.003 ecotype Adirondacks linkage group LG19, ASM2129224v1, whole genome shotgun sequence genome encodes:
- the LOC123957322 gene encoding calnexin-like translates to MEGRKPSNKAELLEFVRQEWHNVTQQQCERLLESTPRRMKASRCVTPLCVAPPVVNPDNTFEVLVDQTLVNSGSLLTDMTPPVNPPAEIEDPDDQKPEDWDERPKIQDPAATKPEDWDDDAPAQIPDEDAVKPDGWLDDEPEYIGDPDAVKPEDWDEDMDGEWEAPQVANPACETAPGCGAWKRPMIDNPNYKGKWKPPMIDNPNYQGVWKPRKIPNPAFFEDQHPFRMTPFSAIGLELWSMTSDIFFDNFFITDDRNAADRWATDGWGLKKAAEGAAEPGLAAQMLNAAEERPWLWVVYVLTVALPLVLIIVFCCTGKRSSGSAQGQLSLTSLQEEFDEAGRPNGRRRPAAAASPGPLTCVTLLQSAAEVAASLRRDEQGINISRGAGSIPAEVTCLKH